From Macaca fascicularis isolate 582-1 chromosome 14, T2T-MFA8v1.1, a single genomic window includes:
- the DCUN1D5 gene encoding DCN1-like protein 5 isoform X2, with product MEKFCEDIGVEPENIIMLVLAWKLEAESMGFFTKEEWLKGMTSLQCDCTEKLQNKFDFLRSQLNDISSFKNIYRYAFDFARDKDQRSLDIDTAKSMLALLLGRTWPLFSVFYQYLEQSKYRVMNKDQWYNVLEFSRTVHADLSNYDEDGAWPVLLDEFVEWQKVRQTS from the exons ATGGAAAAATTTTGTGAAGACATTGGTGTTGAACctgaaaat ATTATTATGTTAGTTTTAGCGTGGAAATTGGAGGCTGAAAGCATGGGATTTTTTACCAAGGAAGAATGGTTAAAGGGAATGACTTCATTACa gtGTGACTgcacagaaaagttacaaaacaaaTTTGACTTTTTGCGCTCACAGTTGAATGATATTTCATCATTTAAGAATATCTACAGATATGCCTTTGATTTTGCAAGG GATAAAGATCAGAGAAGCCTTGATATTGATACTGCTAAATCTATGCTAGCTCTTCTGCTTGGGAGGACATGGCCACTGTTTTCAGTATTTTACCAGTACCTGgag CAATCAAAGTATCGTGTTATGAACAAAGATCAATGGTACAATGTATTAGAATTCAGCAGAACAGTCCATGCTGATCTTAGTAACTATGATGAAGATGGTGCTT ggCCTGTTCTTCTTGATGAATTTGTTGAGTGGCAAAAAGTCCGTCAAACATCATAG
- the DCUN1D5 gene encoding DCN1-like protein 5 isoform X3: MCDCTEKLQNKFDFLRSQLNDISSFKNIYRYAFDFARDKDQRSLDIDTAKSMLALLLGRTWPLFSVFYQYLEQSKYRVMNKDQWYNVLEFSRTVHADLSNYDEDGAWPVLLDEFVEWQKVRQTS; this comes from the exons at gtGTGACTgcacagaaaagttacaaaacaaaTTTGACTTTTTGCGCTCACAGTTGAATGATATTTCATCATTTAAGAATATCTACAGATATGCCTTTGATTTTGCAAGG GATAAAGATCAGAGAAGCCTTGATATTGATACTGCTAAATCTATGCTAGCTCTTCTGCTTGGGAGGACATGGCCACTGTTTTCAGTATTTTACCAGTACCTGgag CAATCAAAGTATCGTGTTATGAACAAAGATCAATGGTACAATGTATTAGAATTCAGCAGAACAGTCCATGCTGATCTTAGTAACTATGATGAAGATGGTGCTT ggCCTGTTCTTCTTGATGAATTTGTTGAGTGGCAAAAAGTCCGTCAAACATCATAG